A genome region from Gracilinanus agilis isolate LMUSP501 unplaced genomic scaffold, AgileGrace unplaced_scaffold57840, whole genome shotgun sequence includes the following:
- the LOC123256325 gene encoding LOW QUALITY PROTEIN: A-kinase anchor protein 17A-like (The sequence of the model RefSeq protein was modified relative to this genomic sequence to represent the inferred CDS: inserted 2 bases in 1 codon), translating into MAAATIVHDTSEAVELCSLYGLYLKPITKMTISVALPQLKQPGKSISNWEVMERLKGMVQXHQFSTLRISKSTMDFIRFEGEVENKSLVKSFLACLDGKTIKLSGFSDILKVRAAEFKIDFPTRHDWDSFFRDAKDMNETLPGERPDTIHLEGLPCKWFALKESGSEKPNEEVLIKVFETFGEIRNVDIPMLDPYREEMTGRNFHTFSFGGHLNFEAYVQYREYVGFIKAMNALRGMKLMYKGEDGKAVACNIKVSFDSTKHLSDASIKKRQLERQKLQELEQQREEQKRKEKEAEERQKEEERKQKELEELERERKREEKLRKREQKQKDREVRRNQKKLEKIQAEEQKKLQEKIKLEERKLLLAQRNLQSIRLIAELLSRAKAVKLLEHEQKEEKIRLQQLEERRRLQEAELRRVEEEKERALGLQRKEKELRERLLNILLSKKIDETQQSKEEAVASHSALLQPVIDIIQSVSSSCVTSTSLHSLISQPTQICQREMLSNQEINFNSKNVNGNLSEEAQCKESKKLNCITSESCTEKRCSGVLSCLPANNQQQKGTSNCDQNVSKKESSSEQDKCNREPSKGKNRSSRDRSTEERHKRDRSKHRRDASKEDERQRKERRLHRRHSYKDSSPHRRSVSPDRSRYRRSYSRDRYSRRDRSRDRRSVGRKRSRRGRSRSLSKHRSTWSR; encoded by the exons ATGGCGGCTGCTACGATAGTTCATGATACATCTGAAGCAGTTGAACTTTGTAGTTTATACGGATTGTACCTCAAGCCAATTACAAAAATGACAATTAGTGTGGCACTTCCACAATTGAAGCAACCTGGAAAATCTATTTCTAATTGGGAAGTGATGGAAAGATTGAAAGGAATGGTACA TCATCAATTTTCCACTCTTCGAATTTCTAAAAGCACTATGGATTTCATACGTTTTGAAGGAGAAGTTGAAAATAAGAGTTTGGTTAAATCTTTTCTTGCATGCCTTGATGGCAAAACAATAAAGCTTAGTGGTTTctctgatattttaaaagttcGGGCTGCTGAGTTTAAAATAGATTTCCCAACTCGGCATGACTGGGACTCTTTTTTCCGTGATGCAAAAGATATGAATGAGACTCTGCCAGGAGAGAGACCAGACACAATTCATTTGGAAGGATTACCTTGTAAGTGGTTTGCACTGAAAGAATCTGGCTCAGAAAAACCAAATGAAGAAGTTCTCATTAAGGTATTTGAGACATTTGGAGAAATACGGAATGTGGACATTCCAATGTTGGATCCTTATAGAGAAGAAATGACTGGCAGAAATTTTCATACTTTTAGTTTTGGTGGACATTTGAACTTTGAAGCTTATGTTCAGTATAGAGAATATGTTGGCTTCATCAAAGCTATGAATGCCTTGCGTGGTATGAAACTAATGTATAAAGGTGAAGATGGCAAAGCAGTAGCCTGCAATATAAAGGTTTCTTTTGATTCAACTAAACATCTTAGTGATGCCTCTATTAAAAAACGTCAGCTTGAAAGGCAGAAACTTCAAGAACTTGAACAACAAAGAGAAGAGCAAAAAcggaaagaaaaagaagctgaagaaaggcaaaaagaagaggaaagaaaacagaaagaattagaggagttggaaagagaaagaaaacgagAAGAGAAGCTTCGCAagagagaacaaaaacaaaaagaccgTGAAGTCCGTCGAAatcagaaaaaactagaaaagatacaagcagaagagcagaaaaagtTACAAGAGAAGATAAAATTGGAGGAGAGAAAATTATTGTTGGCTCAAAGGAATCTTCAGTCAATAAGATTAATTGCAGAACTGCTAAGCAGAGCAAAGGCAGTAAAATTACTAGAGCatgaacagaaagaagaaaaaattcgcCTTCAACAACTTGAGGAGAGAAGACGACTTCAGGAGGCTGAACTCAGAAGggtggaggaggaaaaagaacgAGCTCTGGGActccagagaaaagagaaagagctaAGGGAGCGGCTATTAAACATTTTGTTGAGCAAGAAAATAGATGAGACACAGCAGAGCAAGGAAGAAGCAGTGGCATCTCATTCTGCCCTATTACAACCTGTTATAGATATTATACAGTCGGTGTCTTCAAGCTGTGTAACTTCTACCTCCTTGCATTCCCTTATAAGTCAGCCAACTCAGATTTGTCAAAGAGAAATGCTTTCAAATCAGGAGATTAATTTTAATTCCAAAAATGTGAATGGCAACTTAAGTGAAGAAGCTCAATGCAAAGAAAGTAAGAAACTTAACTGTATTACAAGTGAAAGCTGTACAGAAAAAAGATGCTCAGGTgttctctcttgtcttcctgcCAATAACCAACAACAAAAGGGTACATCTAATTGTGACCAGAATGTGTCCAAAAAAGAGTCATCTTCTGAACAAGACAAATGTAATAGAGAACCAAGTAAGGGGAAAAACCGGTCCAGTAGAGACAGAAGTACTGAGGAGAGGCATAAAAGGGATAGGAGCAAGCATAGAAGGGATGCAAGTAAAGAAgatgaaagacaaagaaaagagagacgACTTCATAGAAGACACTCTTACAAGGATTCTAGTCCTCATCGGAGAAGTGTAAGCCCTGATAGATCTAGGTATCGGAGGTCCTACAGCAGAGACAGATacagtagaagagatagaagcaGGGATAGAAGAAGTGTGGGTAGGAAACGCAGTCGAAGAGGGAGATCACGATCCTTGAGCAAACACAGAAGTACTTGGAGCAGGTAG